One bacterium DNA segment encodes these proteins:
- a CDS encoding glycoside hydrolase family 47 protein, whose protein sequence is MFALMFVRLFVRMFARLFVRLFVRIFARLSAPSFPLSSVPSFGRMTASPRRLLFAAALLPALAAAVAPPAARAQSGAPVLPADPAAAADRVRDEFRHAWQGYVRCAWGHDDLRPLSCTGADWYGASLLMTPVDAFSTMKLMGLEEEALAAKDLILSELDFDRDLDVQLFEIDIRLLGGLLSAYQLDGDDRFLALATDLADRLLPAFDSPTGMPYRYVNLRTGAVRDPLNNPAEIGTLLLEWGTLSRHTDNPVYWRKAKAAVMALAARRSAIGLPGTIIDVETGAWTDREAALGARVDSYYEYLLKGWLMFGDEDLHRLWDESIVAIGTYLADTSTGSLWYGQADMDTGERTGTRFGALEAFFPAVLALSGDLERAAALQRSCFRMWQIHGIEPEVIDYTTMEVLHEGYPLRPENIESAWYLLELTGDEGYRDMGRTYVESLIARCRTEVGYAHLASVRTGEQRDAMQSFFLAETLKYAWLLFAPRGTIDFERTLFNTEAHPLRVWPE, encoded by the coding sequence ATGTTCGCCCTGATGTTTGTCCGGCTGTTTGTTCGGATGTTCGCCCGGCTGTTCGTCCGGCTGTTCGTCCGGATCTTCGCCCGGCTGTCCGCCCCGTCGTTCCCCCTGTCGTCCGTCCCGTCATTCGGCCGGATGACCGCTTCGCCGCGTCGCCTCCTCTTCGCCGCCGCCCTGCTGCCGGCGCTCGCCGCCGCCGTCGCGCCGCCGGCCGCGCGGGCACAGTCCGGCGCACCCGTCCTGCCGGCCGATCCGGCCGCCGCCGCCGACCGCGTGCGCGACGAGTTCCGCCACGCCTGGCAGGGCTACGTCCGGTGCGCATGGGGACACGACGACCTGCGGCCCCTGTCCTGCACCGGTGCCGACTGGTACGGCGCCTCGCTGCTCATGACCCCCGTCGACGCCTTCAGCACCATGAAGCTGATGGGTCTCGAGGAGGAGGCGCTCGCGGCCAAGGACCTCATCCTCTCCGAACTCGACTTCGACCGCGACCTCGACGTGCAGCTCTTCGAGATCGACATCCGGCTGCTCGGGGGGCTGCTGTCGGCCTACCAGCTCGACGGCGACGACCGCTTCCTCGCCCTGGCCACCGATCTGGCCGACCGCCTGCTGCCGGCCTTCGACTCGCCGACGGGCATGCCGTACCGCTACGTGAACCTGCGCACGGGTGCGGTGCGCGACCCGCTGAACAATCCGGCCGAGATCGGCACGCTGCTGCTGGAGTGGGGCACCCTGTCGCGCCACACCGACAACCCGGTGTACTGGCGCAAGGCCAAGGCCGCGGTGATGGCCCTGGCGGCGCGGCGCTCGGCGATCGGCCTGCCGGGCACGATCATCGACGTCGAGACCGGCGCGTGGACCGACCGCGAGGCGGCCCTCGGCGCCCGCGTCGACTCGTACTACGAGTACCTGCTGAAGGGCTGGCTCATGTTCGGCGACGAGGACCTGCACCGGCTGTGGGACGAGAGCATCGTCGCCATCGGGACCTATCTGGCCGACACGAGCACGGGCAGCCTGTGGTACGGCCAGGCCGACATGGACACGGGCGAGCGCACGGGCACCCGCTTCGGCGCCCTCGAGGCGTTCTTCCCCGCGGTGCTGGCCCTGTCCGGCGATCTCGAACGGGCCGCGGCCCTGCAGCGCAGCTGCTTCCGCATGTGGCAGATCCACGGCATCGAGCCCGAGGTCATCGACTACACGACGATGGAGGTGCTCCACGAGGGCTACCCGCTGCGGCCGGAGAACATCGAGTCGGCCTGGTACCTGCTCGAGCTGACCGGCGACGAGGGCTACCGCGACATGGGGCGCACGTACGTCGAGAGCCTCATCGCCCGCTGCCGCACCGAGGTCGGCTACGCCCACCTGGCCAGCGTGCGCACCGGCGAGCAGCGCGACGCCATGCAGAGCTTCTTCCTGGCCGAGACGCTGAAGTACGCCTGGCTGCTCTTCGCCCCGCGCGGGACCATCGACTTCGAGCGCACGCTGTTCAACACCGAGGCGCATCCGCTGCGGGTGTGGCCTGAATAG
- a CDS encoding VOC family protein, with protein MNEEAALAGHVFHLSLVVPDLDAAKAFYTGVLGCPVGRDRGHWADIDFFGHQLTLHQASAERPALALDHFGATVDAPTWRHVGDRCRAHGVEFVLAPRAGGEDAAAGSASGKFVVRDPAGNLLEFKFTNGGVGPS; from the coding sequence ATGAACGAGGAGGCCGCCTTGGCCGGACACGTCTTTCATCTCTCCCTCGTCGTGCCGGACCTGGACGCGGCGAAGGCCTTCTACACCGGAGTGCTCGGGTGCCCGGTCGGGCGGGATCGCGGCCACTGGGCCGACATCGACTTCTTCGGCCACCAGTTGACGCTCCACCAGGCGAGCGCCGAGCGGCCGGCCCTCGCTCTCGACCACTTCGGGGCGACGGTGGACGCCCCGACCTGGCGGCACGTGGGCGATCGCTGCCGGGCCCACGGGGTGGAGTTCGTCCTGGCACCGCGGGCCGGCGGCGAGGACGCCGCGGCCGGATCCGCGTCCGGCAAGTTCGTCGTCCGCGATCCCGCCGGAAACCTGCTCGAGTTCAAGTTCACGAACGGGGGGGTGGGCCCCTCATGA
- the lexA gene encoding transcriptional repressor LexA, translating to MTPRRSDQTRREIFAFVRDRIAAGAPPTVREVQRAFGFKAVQSAQQHLAALVAAGRLEREPGVARGYRLPAGGSGGADGARPTGPVGAVRYIPLLGRVQAGALQEAIEDPDGWLPASGPDAGAADDEGGLFALTVRGESMVEAGILPGDMVVVHRQDTARDGEIVVALVEGEATVKRLRLRAGRIVLQPENAAFAPIEIAPDTEIRILGRVVEVRRRLA from the coding sequence ATGACCCCCCGCCGATCCGACCAGACCCGCCGCGAGATCTTCGCCTTCGTGCGCGATCGCATCGCCGCGGGCGCGCCGCCCACGGTGCGCGAGGTGCAGCGGGCCTTCGGGTTCAAGGCGGTGCAGTCGGCCCAGCAGCACCTGGCCGCCCTGGTGGCCGCGGGCCGGCTGGAACGCGAGCCGGGCGTGGCCCGCGGGTATCGCCTGCCCGCGGGCGGGAGCGGTGGAGCGGACGGCGCAAGGCCAACCGGACCGGTCGGCGCCGTCCGCTACATCCCCCTGCTCGGCCGCGTGCAGGCAGGCGCCCTGCAGGAGGCCATCGAGGATCCGGACGGCTGGCTGCCGGCGTCCGGACCCGACGCCGGCGCCGCCGACGACGAGGGCGGGCTCTTCGCCCTCACCGTCCGCGGCGAGAGCATGGTCGAGGCCGGCATCCTGCCCGGCGACATGGTGGTCGTCCACCGCCAGGACACGGCGCGCGACGGCGAGATCGTCGTGGCCCTGGTCGAGGGCGAGGCCACCGTCAAACGCCTGCGGCTGCGCGCGGGGCGCATCGTCCTCCAACCGGAGAACGCCGCCTTCGCGCCCATCGAGATCGCGCCGGATACGGAGATCCGGATTCTGGGCCGGGTCGTGGAGGTCCGTCGTCGTCTGGCCTGA